Proteins encoded by one window of Blautia argi:
- a CDS encoding AI-2E family transporter → MNRRKILMIMGVTLGVFLGMRYLLPVLLPFLCGWLLAELVYPTASRLAESRVGKALHVTKTGIGGVLILLIICGAAWGLLAGVQYLTGRIGECLRYYPVLKSQMDALLAQCCKGVERMTGIPAEKSSSYFYCHIEELGNYFFQDGRGMDTAVDSIRCCVFVVGMLMVGIVSAVLFLQEREKIRGFLEKQPFFMKTRQLIRELFQSMTQYFKAQIKIMTVICLLCVAGLWILRVRHFFGYGLALGILDAFPVLGTGLFLVPAAVFQILMGNQFQGIGFLVLYGITAVVRQLLEPKFIGNHVGVSPLLVLFSVYAGLFVYGGTGFILGPFSALLIFTISKNFINKGE, encoded by the coding sequence ATGAACCGGAGAAAAATTTTGATGATTATGGGAGTGACACTGGGGGTATTTCTGGGAATGAGATATCTGTTGCCTGTGCTGCTCCCTTTTTTGTGCGGCTGGCTTTTGGCAGAGCTCGTTTATCCAACCGCCTCCCGTCTGGCAGAGAGCAGAGTGGGAAAGGCTCTGCATGTGACAAAAACAGGTATTGGAGGAGTTTTGATTCTTCTGATTATTTGTGGGGCCGCCTGGGGACTTTTGGCAGGAGTGCAGTATCTTACAGGGAGAATCGGGGAGTGTCTGCGGTATTATCCGGTTCTAAAGAGCCAGATGGACGCATTGCTTGCACAGTGCTGTAAAGGTGTGGAGCGTATGACCGGAATTCCGGCAGAGAAAAGCAGCTCTTATTTTTATTGTCATATAGAAGAATTGGGAAATTATTTTTTTCAGGACGGGCGGGGAATGGACACTGCAGTGGACTCCATTCGTTGCTGTGTATTTGTAGTAGGTATGCTTATGGTGGGAATTGTTTCTGCTGTTTTGTTTTTGCAGGAAAGAGAAAAAATCAGGGGTTTTTTGGAAAAACAGCCGTTTTTTATGAAAACCAGGCAACTGATACGGGAATTATTTCAAAGTATGACACAGTATTTTAAGGCACAGATAAAGATTATGACTGTGATTTGTCTGCTGTGTGTGGCAGGACTGTGGATTTTAAGAGTTCGTCACTTTTTTGGCTATGGTCTGGCGCTTGGTATTTTAGATGCATTTCCGGTTTTAGGGACAGGTTTGTTTCTGGTACCTGCGGCGGTTTTTCAAATTCTTATGGGAAATCAGTTTCAGGGAATCGGGTTTCTTGTTCTATATGGAATTACCGCGGTGGTGCGTCAGCTTCTGGAGCCGAAATTCATCGGGAATCATGTAGGTGTGTCGCCGCTTCTGGTATTATTTTCTGTGTACGCAGGTCTGTTTGTATACGGAGGTACAGGATTTATTCTGGGACCTTTCTCTGCTTTGCTTATCTTTACAATTTCAAAAAATTTTATAAACAAAGGGGAATAG
- a CDS encoding ABC transporter substrate-binding protein — protein sequence MKKLTVIFLCAVLALGSVSACGKSGADTDEENNAQAQAEQEDKTEESKTEESKTEESQINGKQDKENKDNPEETDKEQEKTQEESGERDDAQKNKEEVKEEQNEKTDMSQDLTMQVLKQAGTVDYTSLEELNPVPGSHIAVVVKNTKSAFWQTVKKGMTAAVKDLNEKMGYKGEDKVKLSFEGPTDELDVESQINTIDAVLAENPSVLCLSAIDMESCSAQLEEAMGNEIPVVILDSGVESDLVNTICATDNYAAGAEAAKKMAEAVGNKGQIAVMAHAETSKSSQDREKGFTEEITKNHPEIEIVNISHENGEHSMAEMAEAVLVLYPELKGYYCTNEFAANDVLDIVKASGKEISIIGFDAGKKQIGAVKEKTELGTFVQNPYGMGYATVIAGVRADLGLENDKFINTGYQWIDSTNVNSSEYANYLYE from the coding sequence ATGAAAAAGCTAACGGTGATTTTTTTATGTGCCGTGCTGGCTCTGGGAAGTGTCAGCGCATGCGGGAAATCCGGGGCAGATACAGACGAAGAAAACAATGCTCAGGCACAGGCAGAGCAGGAAGATAAGACAGAAGAGAGTAAGACAGAGGAAAGTAAGACAGAAGAGAGTCAAATAAACGGAAAGCAGGACAAAGAAAACAAGGACAATCCGGAAGAAACAGATAAAGAACAGGAAAAAACTCAGGAGGAATCCGGGGAGAGGGACGATGCTCAAAAGAATAAGGAAGAGGTAAAAGAAGAGCAAAATGAGAAAACGGATATGTCACAGGATTTGACCATGCAGGTCTTAAAACAGGCAGGAACAGTTGACTATACTTCCTTAGAGGAACTGAATCCAGTGCCGGGAAGCCATATTGCAGTGGTGGTAAAAAATACAAAATCCGCTTTCTGGCAGACTGTAAAAAAAGGTATGACAGCTGCGGTAAAGGATTTGAATGAAAAGATGGGATACAAAGGAGAGGATAAGGTTAAACTATCCTTTGAAGGTCCGACAGACGAGCTGGACGTGGAGAGCCAGATTAATACTATTGATGCAGTTCTGGCAGAAAATCCTTCTGTTTTATGTCTGTCAGCCATAGATATGGAATCCTGCAGCGCACAGCTTGAGGAAGCCATGGGAAATGAAATCCCTGTGGTGATTCTGGATTCCGGCGTGGAGAGCGACCTTGTCAATACCATTTGCGCTACAGATAATTATGCGGCAGGAGCAGAGGCTGCAAAGAAAATGGCAGAGGCGGTTGGAAACAAAGGTCAGATAGCTGTCATGGCTCATGCAGAAACTTCTAAGAGCAGTCAGGACAGGGAAAAAGGTTTTACAGAGGAAATAACAAAGAATCACCCGGAGATAGAGATTGTCAATATTTCTCATGAAAATGGGGAACACAGTATGGCAGAAATGGCAGAAGCAGTTTTGGTGCTCTATCCGGAATTAAAAGGCTACTACTGTACCAATGAATTTGCGGCAAATGATGTTCTGGACATAGTAAAGGCTTCTGGTAAAGAAATTTCCATTATAGGATTTGATGCCGGAAAGAAACAGATTGGCGCTGTTAAGGAAAAGACAGAGCTTGGAACCTTTGTGCAGAATCCTTACGGAATGGGATATGCCACAGTGATTGCCGGTGTTCGTGCAGACCTGGGACTGGAGAATGACAAGTTTATAAATACAGGGTACCAGTGGATTGACAGTACGAATGTAAATTCATCGGAATATGCTAATTATTTATATGAATAA
- a CDS encoding ATP synthase subunit B family protein translates to MVEETIREIRKTEQEAEEITAHAKGQGTQLLEQTRQETEQAKAAMIEQAQEKAKAARETAQAAGERRLAEALESAEREIAEIRKTAKEKEEKAVQTVIASLV, encoded by the coding sequence GTGGTAGAAGAAACAATCAGGGAAATCCGGAAAACTGAACAGGAAGCAGAGGAGATTACAGCCCATGCAAAAGGACAGGGGACGCAGCTTCTCGAGCAGACCAGGCAGGAAACGGAACAGGCGAAAGCCGCTATGATTGAACAGGCGCAGGAGAAGGCAAAAGCAGCCAGAGAAACTGCGCAGGCTGCCGGAGAGAGAAGACTTGCGGAAGCTCTGGAATCGGCAGAACGGGAAATTGCAGAAATAAGAAAAACTGCAAAGGAAAAAGAAGAGAAGGCAGTACAGACCGTTATTGCGAGTCTGGTATGA
- a CDS encoding RluA family pseudouridine synthase — MKEIKAEDIILYEDEDLLVCHKPAGFPVQSRRMGTMDLESLLRNYLAGKGEQAYVAVIHRLDQPVQGILVFAKNKESAAKLNQQIQQGKMEKRYLAYVQGKPEKKEAHLVNEMEKDARTNTSRVVENKTPISKRAELVYRVLQETEEGSLVEIHLLTGRHHQIRVQMAHAGMPLFGDTKYNKEATKQQEWQQISLCAYKVSFFHPKTKKKMEFQVKPVGNFPIV; from the coding sequence ATGAAAGAGATAAAAGCAGAAGATATCATATTATATGAAGATGAAGATTTGCTGGTTTGCCACAAGCCGGCAGGTTTTCCGGTGCAGAGCAGAAGAATGGGGACTATGGATTTGGAAAGCCTTCTGAGAAATTATCTGGCGGGAAAGGGAGAGCAGGCATATGTGGCAGTGATTCACCGTCTGGATCAGCCGGTGCAGGGGATTCTTGTGTTCGCAAAAAATAAAGAAAGCGCAGCAAAACTTAATCAGCAGATACAGCAGGGAAAAATGGAAAAAAGATATCTGGCGTATGTCCAGGGGAAACCGGAGAAAAAGGAAGCACATCTGGTAAATGAAATGGAAAAAGATGCAAGAACCAATACCTCCAGAGTCGTAGAAAATAAAACACCTATAAGTAAAAGAGCAGAACTTGTTTACCGTGTTTTGCAGGAAACAGAGGAGGGCAGTCTGGTAGAGATTCACCTTCTCACAGGGCGTCATCATCAGATACGGGTACAGATGGCACATGCGGGAATGCCTTTGTTCGGGGATACGAAATATAATAAAGAAGCAACAAAGCAGCAAGAGTGGCAGCAGATTTCTTTATGTGCCTATAAGGTTTCGTTTTTTCACCCGAAAACAAAGAAAAAAATGGAATTTCAGGTAAAACCGGTTGGAAACTTTCCTATAGTATAG